GCCGACGATCTGGCCGACGGCGCCGAGCATCAGCAAGCCGGCGTAGAGGTACTGGCTGGGGTCGAACGACTCGCCGGCGATGACGACGGGGTCGAACACCGCGAGATCGGCGAGGACGTCCGGCAGGAACGTGAAGACGCCCCGGTAGTAGATCCCCGCGAGCATCGCGATCCCGAAGACGACGAGGAAGGCGCTCGCAAAGAGCGTCTTCGTGCCGGCGAGCACCTCCCGGAGCGGCTGGCCCTCGCCCCCGCCGTCGGTCGTGACCTCCTCGTCGACGCCCGCGGTCTCGTCGAACTCGAGTCGGAACGCGAGGACGGCGATCACGACGGCGGGCAGTGCGAACAGCGCGGCGACGAGTTGCCAGTCGGAGAACGTGAGCAGGATCGCCGCGACGAACGGGCCGAAGGCGGTGCCGACGTTGCCGGCCGCGCCGTGGTAGGCGAGGACGGTTCCCTGGCGCTCGCTTCCTCGAGTGATCAACGAGAGCGCTGCGGGGTGATAGACGCTGGCGGCGGCGCCCCAGAGGATCAGCGCGATCGCGAGGACGGCGATCGACGGGGAGTCGGCGATCGCCAGGTGTTCGGTGATCGCCGGAGAGGCGCTCACCAGGAGAAAGCCACCGCCCATCCCAAGGATCGACGCCGTGACGAGCGTCTTCGAGCCGTAGGAGTCAGCGAGAATGCCACTCGGCACGGCGCCGACGCCGATGAGCGCGTAGCCGACGGCGACGACGGTCCCTAACACGGCCGGCGAGACGTCGAAGACGTCGAGCCAGACGACGACGAACAGCGGGATCGTGAGTTCGTAGGCGTGGAACGTCGCGTGACCGATCATCGTGAAGCGGGCGATCGATCGGTCGTTCGCGTCCATGCTCCGGTCGTTGGTTCGACCTCCTCTAAGCTCTATGGAAGTCGGCACGGGCCGAGTGCCGTCGCTCGAGTCGACGAGTCGGGCCGAAAACGAGTGACCGAATTTACAGGTAGCCCTCGGCAGCGAGCCGGTCGATTCCCTCGCGCAGGCGCTCCTCGCTGGCCGCGTAGGAGATCCGGGCGTAGCCGGGCGTTCCGAACGCACTCCCGGGGACCGTGGCGACGTGGGCGTCCTCGAGCGCGCCCTCACACCACTCCTGGTCGTTCTCGCCGGTGGGGAGCATCATGTAAAAAGCCCCGTCGGGAACCGCGACGTCGACGTCGTGTTCGGCGAGTAAGTCGACCACGAGGTCCCGGCGTCCCTCGAACGCCTCGACCATTTCGGAAACTGCGTCGTCGGTGTTCTCGAGCGCCTCGATGCCGGCGTGCTGGACGAAGTTGACGGCCGAGGAGACGGAGTGGCTGTGGAGTTTGCCGGCCTGGCTGACCAGCTCCTCGGGCCCGGCGAAGTAGCCCAGCCGCCAGCCGGTCATCGAGTACGCCTTCGAGAAGCCGTTGACCGTCACGGTGCGGTCGGCCATCCCCTCGAGCGTGCCCAGACTGGTGGGGGAAACGCCGTAGGTGATCTCCTTGTAGATCTCATCGGAGATGACGGTGACGTCGTGCTCGACCGCGAGATCGCGGACGCCCTCGAGGGCGGCGTCGGAATAGACGGCGCCGGTGGGGTTCGACGGCGAGTTGACGATCAGTAGTTCGGTCTCCGCCGAAACGACCTTCTCGAGGTCCGAAAGGGCGGGCTCGAGCTGGAAGTCGTACGGCGAGAGGTCGACGCGGGTGAGGTAGCCGCCGGCCATCTTGACCATCGCCTCGTAGGAGACCCACGCGGGGTCGAGCAGGACGACCTCGTCGCCGTCGTCGACCAGCGCGTGGATGACTTCGTACAGCGCCTGCTTCGCGCCGGGCGTGACGATGATCTCGTCGGTACTGTGTTCGAGGCCATCGGCAGCGAGCTTCTCGGCGATCGCCTCACGAAGCTCGAGGATCCCGGCCGAGGTAGTGTAGCCGGTGTGACCGGCGTCCATCGCGTCTTTGCCCGCCTGGACGACGTTTTCGGGGGTGGGGAAGTCGGGTTCGCCGACGGAGAGGTCGACGACGTCCGCGCCCTCGGCCTCGAGTTCGGTCGCGAGCGCGGAGATGGCGAGCGTTGCTGACGGTTCGACACGGGTTACGCGGTCGGTGAAGTCCATGGTCATGGTTCTGGGTCGGGAAGTTCGTCGACGAGATCGATCGCACCCTCGACGGCCGTGGCGGCGTTTTCGACGCGTTCGCGGGCCTCCGCGGCGGACATGCCGGGGCCCGTGACGCCCAGGGTGACGGGGGTGTCACGCTCGAGGCTGACGTCGGAGAGCCGACCGGCCGTTGCGTCGGCGATCACCTGGTCGTGGTCGGTGTCGCCGGTGATGATCGAGCCGAGGACGGCGACGGCGTCGATCTCCTCGCGACGGGCGAGTCGGTCCGCCGCCAGCGGTGCGTCGTACGCACCGGGGACGCGAACCGTCTCGGCAACCGTCGCGTCGGCGTCGGCCGCGGCTTCGCGGGCCGCCTCCTCCATCTGCTCGGTGATCGGGCGATTGAACTGCGCGACCACCAGTCCGAGCGTGGTCATATCCGTTGGGTTGTGCGGGTTGGTAAAAGAGGTACCGTTCCGTGCGAAGGTGACGGGGTACCTCCCGGTAAAATCCGTCCGTCTGCGACGTTCGCATCTCAGCTGTCGATCCGATCGTCCGGGCGGCTGGCACGCTCGAGGGGCCGACGTCTCGTCCGAACCGCTGTCCGTCAGCTCCGGCGCAATCGAAACCGGATCGCGATTGCGACGGTCACTCGGTACAGCACTCCGTCGCTGCCGCCACGACGAAGTGACGGCCCTTACAGGAGGTCTTCGACGTACTGGTCTTCCCAGCTCCGTCGGTCCTCGATCTCGCGTTTGCCCCTGCGGGTGACGGTGTAGAAGTTGGTCCGGCGGTCCTTGGTACCCTTCTCGAGGAGTCCCTTCTCGACGAGCGTATCGAGGTTGGGGTAGAGCCGTCCGTGGTGGATTTCGGACTCGTAGTAGTTCTCGAGTTCGTCTTTGATCGCGAGGCCGTGTGGTTCCTCGAGTCCCGCTGCGACGTACAGGAGGTCACGCTGGAAGCCGGTGAGGTCGTACATGACTGTCCATACGAGGGGGGCATTAATTAAATACATTGAATTGATGATTGTCATGAGCCCAAACATGTCTGACAGGATCCGACGACGGTCCGCTCACGAGAACTGTCGGTCTGTGCTGACTCACGCGATCGCGGTCCCGGCGTCGCGACCCCGTCTCGAACGGCAGGTGCGCCCTGGAGTTTCGGGGGAAACCAGTCGAGATGGTACGACCACGACACGACACCGATCTGTAACGAGGAGCCGTCGGTCGATCTCGTCTCAGGATGCCTGGATGTACCGGCGTTCGACACGGCGACCGAGAAGCGACGAGACGGAACGGTCGTCGGTCGAGCGGAGACGGCAGGGAACGATGCACGTCCGTGAATACCCCGTGGACGGGAAAGAGCAAGGTTTACACTTCCGTGCAGACCGTTGTCGAGCATGAGCGAGACCGTGCTGCTGATCGGCGGGGGCGGACGCGAACACGCTATCGCCCGCACGATCGAGGACAGCGACTGCGACCTGTACGCCTGTGCGAGCAACCGGAACCCGGGGATCGCCCGGATCGCCGCGGGCTTCGAGTCGCTCGAGGAGACCGACCCGGAGGCGGTCGTCGCCTACGCCGAGGACGTGGGGGCGACGCTCGCGGTCGTCGGTCCCGAGGCACCACTCGACGTCGGCGTCGTGGACGCACTCGAGGACGCCGGCGTCTACGCGTTCGGCCCGAAGCGAGCGCAGGCGCGCATCGAGACGGACAAGGCGTTCCAGCGGCGGTTCATGGCCGAGAACGACGTTCCGGGCTGCCCGGACTTCGAGACGTTCGACGACTCCGAAGCCGCCTGCGACTTCATCGACGAGTACGGCGGCGACCTCGCGATCAAGCCCGCCGGCCTCACGGGTGGGAAGGGCGTGAAAGTCATCGGCGACCAGGTCACTCCCGAAGAGGGCAAGGCGTACATCCGCGACTCCGAATACGACCAGCTCGTCCTAGAAGAGCGGCTGATCGGCGAGGAGGTCACGATTCAGGCGTTCGTCGCCAACGGCTCCGTCCGGACGGCCCCCGCCGTCCAGGATCACAAGCGCGCCTACGAGGGCGACGAGGGGCCGAACACCGGCGGGATGGGCAGCTACTCCGACGCGAGCCGCGAGTTGCCGTTCATGACCGAGGCCGACTACGAGCGGGCCGTCGAGATCATCGAAGCGACCGTCGACGCCCTCGAGGGCTACCGCGGCATCCTCTACGGCCAGTTCATGCTCACCGCGGACGGTCCAAAGGTCATCGAGTACAACGCCCGCTTCGGCGACCCCGAGGCGATGAACACGCTGCCGACGCTCGAGACCGACTTCCTCGACGTCCTCGTCGCGGCCCGCGAGGGCGAGTCGCTACCTGACCTCGAGTTCGCCGAGCAGGCGACGGTCTGTAAGTACGCGGTGCCCGAGGGGTACCCGACGGAGCCGAAGGCGGGGGCGAAGGTGCAGGTCGACGAAGAGAGTGCCGGGGATGCCCTCCTGTTCTACGCGAGCGTCGACGAACGCGACGACGGCATCTACACGACCACCTCCCGTTCGTTCGCCGTCGTCGGGCTGGCCGACACGATCGCCGAGGCCGAGGAGATCGCCGAGGACGCCCTCGCGGTCGCAGGCGACGAAGGGCTGCACATGCGCCACGACATCGGGAAGGCGGAGCTCGTTCAGCGGCGGATCGACCACATGGCGGAGCTGCGCGGGGACTGACCGCGCACGG
This portion of the Natronobeatus ordinarius genome encodes:
- a CDS encoding MFS transporter; the protein is MDANDRSIARFTMIGHATFHAYELTIPLFVVVWLDVFDVSPAVLGTVVAVGYALIGVGAVPSGILADSYGSKTLVTASILGMGGGFLLVSASPAITEHLAIADSPSIAVLAIALILWGAAASVYHPAALSLITRGSERQGTVLAYHGAAGNVGTAFGPFVAAILLTFSDWQLVAALFALPAVVIAVLAFRLEFDETAGVDEEVTTDGGGEGQPLREVLAGTKTLFASAFLVVFGIAMLAGIYYRGVFTFLPDVLADLAVFDPVVIAGESFDPSQYLYAGLLMLGAVGQIVGGKLSDRVNPQAAIIGAFAALVAVSLLFVPAAELGTGAFLLVCAVLGVCVYLYAPILQALVGVSAPAEVHGLSFGYVYLGTFGVGAAGASIAGIALTYGGPSLVFLVLAAFPAGALALALILLVRSRR
- a CDS encoding pyridoxal phosphate-dependent aminotransferase → MTMDFTDRVTRVEPSATLAISALATELEAEGADVVDLSVGEPDFPTPENVVQAGKDAMDAGHTGYTTSAGILELREAIAEKLAADGLEHSTDEIIVTPGAKQALYEVIHALVDDGDEVVLLDPAWVSYEAMVKMAGGYLTRVDLSPYDFQLEPALSDLEKVVSAETELLIVNSPSNPTGAVYSDAALEGVRDLAVEHDVTVISDEIYKEITYGVSPTSLGTLEGMADRTVTVNGFSKAYSMTGWRLGYFAGPEELVSQAGKLHSHSVSSAVNFVQHAGIEALENTDDAVSEMVEAFEGRRDLVVDLLAEHDVDVAVPDGAFYMMLPTGENDQEWCEGALEDAHVATVPGSAFGTPGYARISYAASEERLREGIDRLAAEGYL
- the ribH gene encoding 6,7-dimethyl-8-ribityllumazine synthase; the encoded protein is MTTLGLVVAQFNRPITEQMEEAAREAAADADATVAETVRVPGAYDAPLAADRLARREEIDAVAVLGSIITGDTDHDQVIADATAGRLSDVSLERDTPVTLGVTGPGMSAAEARERVENAATAVEGAIDLVDELPDPEP
- a CDS encoding helix-turn-helix transcriptional regulator, which codes for MYDLTGFQRDLLYVAAGLEEPHGLAIKDELENYYESEIHHGRLYPNLDTLVEKGLLEKGTKDRRTNFYTVTRRGKREIEDRRSWEDQYVEDLL
- the purD gene encoding phosphoribosylamine--glycine ligase, with translation MSETVLLIGGGGREHAIARTIEDSDCDLYACASNRNPGIARIAAGFESLEETDPEAVVAYAEDVGATLAVVGPEAPLDVGVVDALEDAGVYAFGPKRAQARIETDKAFQRRFMAENDVPGCPDFETFDDSEAACDFIDEYGGDLAIKPAGLTGGKGVKVIGDQVTPEEGKAYIRDSEYDQLVLEERLIGEEVTIQAFVANGSVRTAPAVQDHKRAYEGDEGPNTGGMGSYSDASRELPFMTEADYERAVEIIEATVDALEGYRGILYGQFMLTADGPKVIEYNARFGDPEAMNTLPTLETDFLDVLVAAREGESLPDLEFAEQATVCKYAVPEGYPTEPKAGAKVQVDEESAGDALLFYASVDERDDGIYTTTSRSFAVVGLADTIAEAEEIAEDALAVAGDEGLHMRHDIGKAELVQRRIDHMAELRGD